The genomic stretch GAATACCTGCTCCACTGACAGAAGAGGTATAGAAATCCGTCAGGTCAGCCTTGCCAAGACTCTCATCACGGGCCTTATCCATAACCTTTTCCAGGATTTTTTTCTCATCAGCAGATCCCCACCAGTTGTTACGGACGGAGATGTCTCCGCTCTGGCCTTCCAGCATGGAGACATTATAGCTTTTGTTGTCGGCAATATTATTGTCCCGCAGAAGAGTCTCTTTGGTGGCATAAAAGATCACACCCTTGCCATTTTTGCTGACATTGTTAAAACGAACAGCAGCTCGACCCCCTTTTTTCACATAGATGCCGAAAAACTCATTATTGCTGATTTCATTATGGGCAACAGGCGAGGCAGTTCCACCACCGATAATAATTCCGCCTCCGTTCTCTGTCACCAGATTATAAAGAACCGGCATAGAGCATCGAACAGGAACATCGGGTAAATTCTTGCTGCCCATAGCGGTTCCGTTATACTTAAAGATATTGTACAGGACAGCAACCTGCGAAGCGTGGCAATGTACCGCTGTCTGGGCATACATGAACTCGCAGTATTCAAGAAGATTGTCCACAGTACCATTGAAGTTGATCGCGCCCCAGTCTCCGGGAGCAGGCGATTCCTCCGCACTGGTAAAGGTTATTTTATTCTCTTTGGTTCCCTGGGCATACAGTTTTCCCAGAACAAAGATCTCGGCTCGGGAAAAATGGTTATCCTTATCCGTGTACATCTTTTCCGGCCCGAACGCCTTAATCTTGGCGAAACGAACAGTGGTGCCCGGCATGATCAGGAGAGTCGCTCCTTTGGCAACCTCCACATCTCCTTTTACCAGGACATCCCCGGACCAGGTTGTATCCTTATCAAGAACCCCTTTATTCACAACCAGTTCTTTTGCAAATCCCGGCTGCTGGGTCAGAAGCGCTGCTGCAACACCGGCAAGCAACGACAGAAATATCTTTTTACTTATCATTGGAGTGCTCTACCTTTACGTGAAAAATTGATCGTGGTGATTAGTACTTGGTGTACGGAGGCATATTGCAACGCTTGAGGTCTTCCCGAATTGCATCGTACTCGCTGTCGACAACCGGAGCAAAACCATCGATAAGCATCCGCTTCAGAATTTTGAGAACTTCTCCGTCGACCATCGCACTTTCATCCTGCTTCAGATTCAGGGCAATATTTTTGATCTGCTCCTTCAAGGCCGGATCAACTTCAGCCCGGGCACCAATGGTGCAGTACGGCATCTGATCACTCTCAGCAATAATGTTATAATCATCCAGATCGATAATATTCTCTTCCACCATTCGGTCCAAATCAATACGAGGCGCAGCGCCCACATCGTATTTTCCGTATTCTACCCCGTAGACCACCTTGTCATGCTTGGCAGCACCGGCAGGAATGGTGTAGGAGGAAAAATCTGTTTCCGGATCAAAGTTATTTTCCAGCAGCAGAGCATACTGAGCCATATACCCGAAAGGAGCCAAGGCCGGGCCGAAAACCATAGACTTACCGCGCATATCATCGATGGTTTTTATGCCGCTGTCTTTACGGGCAATAAGGGTACCGGTTGCCTTGTAGCCGTTTCGCCCTCGGATATCAATAGCCAGCAGGTCCGCCTTGTATTTTTCTTTAAGCAAAACAGCGACAATGGAGTTGACGTGAAAGAAATCAACCTCTTTATTTTTAATCAGGCTTTCGAACTCAAAGGTGTTTTTAAGGATCATTTCCACCTTGCGCCCAAGTTTTTCCTCAAGATAGGCGGTAAAAGGAGCAAAGCGTTCCTGGGACATTTTTCGGCTGTCGCAGATCATGAAGCCGAATTTCAGTGGCTTTTCATTGCTTGCCGAAGCAGCAGCAGGCTTATCGCCCCCCTCGTCAGTATTGCATGCCTGAAGCGTCAACACGGCAGCTATAAGAAAAATACATTGAGCAATTTTTTCATGTCGTTATGGATAAAAAATATAATTATAGATTTTTTCGGAAAATATTCAGGAATTACTGATCAATTCTATTTCCTTCTGAATCTCAGCAGCAGCCTCTGGGGTTGCAGCGAGTTTTTCTGCGGTTTCCAACGCTTTTTTGGCAAGCTCCGGCTGGTTAAGCTGTTGGTGAGCCAGCGAAAGATGGACATGCGCCATCATATCTTTGTCATTCAGCGTCAAGGCCCGCTCCAGGTATTTGACCGCATCAGCACCTTTCTTTTGCCGAAGCAGGACAATCCCCATACCGTCAAGGGCGTCAAAATTATTGGCGTCCGCTTTTAAAACCCCCTCAAGCTGCTG from Candidatus Electrothrix communis encodes the following:
- a CDS encoding phosphate/phosphite/phosphonate ABC transporter substrate-binding protein, translating into MLTLQACNTDEGGDKPAAASASNEKPLKFGFMICDSRKMSQERFAPFTAYLEEKLGRKVEMILKNTFEFESLIKNKEVDFFHVNSIVAVLLKEKYKADLLAIDIRGRNGYKATGTLIARKDSGIKTIDDMRGKSMVFGPALAPFGYMAQYALLLENNFDPETDFSSYTIPAGAAKHDKVVYGVEYGKYDVGAAPRIDLDRMVEENIIDLDDYNIIAESDQMPYCTIGARAEVDPALKEQIKNIALNLKQDESAMVDGEVLKILKRMLIDGFAPVVDSEYDAIREDLKRCNMPPYTKY
- a CDS encoding tetratricopeptide repeat protein — encoded protein: MRKLFFTLLILLVSASSAAAHGGISKLPDSVQIMQYKMLLYMDADDVATRNSLAMAYFRTNELTEAAQQLEGVLKADANNFDALDGMGIVLLRQKKGADAVKYLERALTLNDKDMMAHVHLSLAHQQLNQPELAKKALETAEKLAATPEAAAEIQKEIELISNS
- a CDS encoding right-handed parallel beta-helix repeat-containing protein, which codes for MISKKIFLSLLAGVAAALLTQQPGFAKELVVNKGVLDKDTTWSGDVLVKGDVEVAKGATLLIMPGTTVRFAKIKAFGPEKMYTDKDNHFSRAEIFVLGKLYAQGTKENKITFTSAEESPAPGDWGAINFNGTVDNLLEYCEFMYAQTAVHCHASQVAVLYNIFKYNGTAMGSKNLPDVPVRCSMPVLYNLVTENGGGIIIGGGTASPVAHNEISNNEFFGIYVKKGGRAAVRFNNVSKNGKGVIFYATKETLLRDNNIADNKSYNVSMLEGQSGDISVRNNWWGSADEKKILEKVMDKARDESLGKADLTDFYTSSVSGAGIL